A region from the Desulfoglaeba alkanexedens ALDC genome encodes:
- the ahbC gene encoding 12,18-didecarboxysiroheme deacetylase — protein sequence MIGISKLYCGTVEPSDALRYGRKSGRLPSHLLQFSEDKKPVVVWNVTRRCNLKCVHCYAHAADRDFPDELTTAEGKALLDDLARFGVPVVLFSGGEPFVRPDLLELAAYAVDRGMRAVISTNGTLITPTLAKQLKTVGLSYVGISLDGMEDVNDRFRGVPGSFRRALDGIAACAEAEIKVGLRFTMNRLNAAEIPAIFDLLEERDIPRVCFYHLVYAGRGSALMKEDLSHEETRRAVDLIIDRTADLHRRGKPKEVLTVDNHADGPYLYLRLLREGSPRAAEVLELLKMNEGNSSGRGIGCVSWDGTVHADQFWRHHAFGNIRERPFSEIWTDLSDPLMARLKEKKRYIKGRCARCRWLDICAGNFRVRAEAATGDVWAPDPACYLTDEEIGLQ from the coding sequence ATGATCGGCATTTCCAAGCTCTACTGCGGTACGGTGGAACCGTCCGATGCACTCCGGTATGGACGAAAGAGCGGCAGGCTTCCTTCTCACCTTCTTCAGTTTTCGGAAGACAAGAAGCCGGTGGTGGTCTGGAACGTGACCCGGCGATGCAACCTGAAATGCGTCCACTGTTACGCTCACGCCGCCGATCGCGACTTTCCCGACGAACTGACCACCGCCGAAGGCAAGGCCCTTCTGGATGATCTCGCCCGCTTCGGAGTCCCGGTGGTCCTGTTTTCGGGCGGGGAACCCTTCGTGCGGCCGGACTTGCTCGAACTGGCCGCTTACGCCGTGGATCGCGGTATGCGCGCGGTTATCTCCACCAACGGCACGCTCATCACGCCGACACTCGCAAAACAACTCAAAACCGTCGGCCTCTCCTACGTGGGGATCAGCCTGGACGGCATGGAAGACGTCAACGACAGATTCCGAGGCGTTCCCGGTTCCTTCCGCCGCGCTCTCGATGGCATCGCCGCCTGCGCGGAAGCCGAAATCAAGGTGGGGCTTCGGTTCACCATGAACCGGTTGAACGCCGCGGAAATTCCGGCGATCTTCGACCTCCTGGAGGAACGGGACATTCCCCGCGTCTGCTTCTATCACCTGGTGTACGCCGGGCGCGGAAGCGCCCTGATGAAAGAGGACCTGTCCCACGAAGAAACCCGCCGTGCGGTGGACCTGATCATCGATCGAACAGCGGACCTCCACCGCCGCGGCAAGCCCAAAGAAGTGCTCACCGTGGACAATCACGCGGACGGCCCCTACCTCTATTTGCGGCTCCTCAGAGAAGGTTCGCCGCGCGCCGCCGAAGTCCTGGAACTGCTCAAGATGAACGAAGGAAACAGTTCAGGACGCGGCATCGGGTGTGTGAGCTGGGACGGGACGGTCCACGCCGATCAGTTCTGGCGGCACCACGCCTTTGGCAATATCCGGGAGCGGCCCTTCAGCGAAATCTGGACGGATCTCTCGGACCCCCTGATGGCACGGCTTAAAGAGAAGAAACGCTACATCAAGGGGCGGTGCGCCCGGTGCCGCTGGCTCGATATCTGTGCCGGCAACTTCCGCGTGCGAGCCGAAGCGGCGACCGGAGATGTGTGGGCGCCCGATCCGGCATGCTACCTCACCGATGAAGAAATCGGTCTCCAGTGA
- the hemB gene encoding porphobilinogen synthase: protein MMFPDYRPRRFRRTENLRRMIRETTLTVDRLVYPLFVSAGEGLRNPVASMPGVFQLSVDELLKEVDSAAALGIPAVLLFGLPETKDEIGSQASAAHGPVQTATRRIKEHHPELVVITDVCLCEYTSHGHCGILRGREVDNDATLEALSAVALSHARAGADVVAPSDMMDGRVGAIRGVLDDNGMENVGILAYSAKYCSAFYGPFREAADSAPQFGDRRTYQMDPANSDEALRETAMDIEEGADMVMVKPALPYLDIIRRVKEEFDWPVAAYNVSGEYAMVKAAASMGWLNEEPVMMEMLLSIRRAGADLIITYFAKDAARLLREA from the coding sequence ATGATGTTTCCCGATTATCGCCCTCGACGGTTTCGCCGAACCGAAAACCTCCGACGCATGATCCGCGAGACCACGCTTACCGTGGATCGGCTGGTGTATCCGCTGTTCGTTTCGGCCGGTGAGGGGCTCCGAAACCCCGTGGCGTCCATGCCCGGAGTCTTCCAGCTGTCGGTGGACGAACTCCTCAAGGAAGTGGACTCGGCTGCCGCACTCGGCATCCCGGCTGTGCTTCTCTTCGGACTGCCCGAAACGAAGGACGAAATAGGGAGCCAGGCATCGGCCGCACATGGCCCCGTTCAGACAGCCACCCGCCGCATCAAAGAACATCACCCGGAGCTGGTCGTGATCACCGACGTGTGCCTCTGCGAATACACAAGCCACGGTCACTGCGGCATCCTGCGGGGCCGCGAAGTGGACAACGACGCCACCCTGGAAGCGCTGTCCGCCGTAGCCCTGTCGCACGCCAGGGCCGGTGCGGACGTAGTGGCTCCATCGGACATGATGGACGGCCGTGTGGGCGCCATAAGGGGCGTTCTGGACGACAATGGGATGGAAAACGTAGGCATTCTTGCTTATTCGGCCAAATACTGTTCCGCCTTCTATGGCCCGTTCCGGGAGGCTGCCGATTCCGCCCCCCAGTTCGGCGACCGGCGCACCTACCAGATGGATCCCGCCAATTCCGACGAAGCCCTCCGCGAAACCGCCATGGACATCGAGGAAGGGGCCGACATGGTGATGGTGAAGCCCGCTTTGCCCTACCTCGACATCATCCGGCGCGTCAAGGAAGAGTTCGATTGGCCGGTGGCCGCCTACAACGTGAGCGGCGAATACGCCATGGTCAAGGCGGCGGCTTCCATGGGCTGGTTGAACGAGGAGCCCGTCATGATGGAAATGCTTCTGTCCATCCGCCGGGCCGGTGCGGACCTCATCATCACCTATTTCGCCAAAGACGCCGCAAGGCTCCTGCGTGAGGCGTGA
- the ahbD gene encoding heme b synthase, with translation MQASDFPSGTGPLESHAPDTPASDHSLRLVAWEVTRSCNLACIHCRAAAQNRPYPGELATEECFRFLDDIAGFARPIVILTGGEPLLRPDIFDIAAYGTRLGLRMTMAPNGTLVSPENARRMVETGIQRISISLDGATAASHDAFRGMPGAFDGAIQGIRCARESGLPFQVNTTITAQNLHELPAIQELVVSLGAVAHHIFLLVPTGRGKNLEEQVINARQYEETLHWFYEQRERVPLQLKATCAPHYYRILRQRAREEGRPVDMQTFGLDAVTRGCLAGTGFCFLSHVGTVQPCGYLELDCGNIRRRPFRDIWENSEVFQRLRDFRNYEGKCGRCEYIRVCGGCRARAYEATGNYLAEEPLCLYEPRGRTASCPSK, from the coding sequence ATACAGGCCTCGGATTTTCCTTCGGGCACCGGACCGCTCGAAAGCCACGCGCCGGACACGCCCGCTTCAGATCATTCCCTGCGGCTTGTCGCCTGGGAAGTGACCCGGAGCTGCAACCTTGCTTGCATCCATTGCCGTGCCGCCGCTCAGAACCGCCCTTATCCCGGTGAACTCGCCACGGAGGAATGCTTCAGGTTTCTCGACGACATCGCCGGGTTCGCGCGACCCATCGTCATTCTGACCGGCGGGGAACCGCTCCTGCGCCCGGATATTTTCGATATCGCGGCCTATGGGACCCGCCTGGGGCTCCGTATGACCATGGCCCCCAACGGCACACTGGTGAGCCCGGAAAATGCCCGCCGCATGGTCGAAACAGGCATCCAGCGGATCAGTATCAGCCTGGACGGCGCCACCGCCGCATCCCACGACGCTTTCCGCGGCATGCCCGGAGCGTTCGACGGAGCCATTCAAGGCATCCGTTGCGCCCGGGAAAGCGGCCTCCCGTTTCAGGTCAACACCACCATCACCGCACAGAATCTGCATGAACTGCCCGCCATCCAGGAACTGGTGGTGTCGCTCGGAGCCGTCGCTCACCACATTTTCTTGCTGGTGCCGACCGGTCGCGGAAAGAACCTGGAAGAACAGGTGATCAACGCCCGCCAGTACGAGGAAACCCTCCACTGGTTCTACGAACAGCGCGAGCGCGTCCCCCTTCAATTGAAGGCCACCTGCGCACCGCACTACTACCGCATCCTCAGGCAGCGGGCCCGCGAGGAAGGACGCCCGGTGGATATGCAGACCTTCGGGCTCGACGCCGTGACCCGGGGCTGCCTCGCGGGGACCGGTTTCTGCTTCCTTTCCCATGTGGGTACGGTCCAGCCCTGCGGCTACTTGGAGCTCGACTGTGGAAACATCCGGCGGAGGCCGTTCCGGGACATCTGGGAAAACTCGGAGGTGTTTCAGCGATTGCGGGATTTTCGAAACTACGAGGGAAAGTGCGGGCGCTGTGAATATATCCGGGTCTGCGGCGGGTGTCGAGCTCGAGCCTACGAGGCCACGGGAAACTACCTGGCCGAAGAACCTCTTTGCCTGTATGAACCCCGCGGTCGAACCGCGTCTTGCCCTTCAAAGTAA
- a CDS encoding DUF1573 domain-containing protein produces MSDFDRAVPPGGEGVITLKVDLRGYHGRVAKGATVFTNDPKSPRLALLIKGTVRPVIEVKPVPSVVFRGVAKALTEQSLDLISRSGPFHIQKVETDLGDRVEFRLETVTEGTHYRLVVANRASSGNYQGMLTCFTDHPQKPKIQVRVTGVIEGVIGIRPTNVLVGRLNAQSPPRSGSILIVNNEDRPFRITQLTFDDRLLSIRQQPLPEGQGYTLQVEPKLEHVPKGTQQHATLTLATDAEPDRRHQIDVFVVNR; encoded by the coding sequence GTGTCCGATTTCGATCGGGCCGTCCCTCCCGGTGGCGAGGGGGTCATCACTTTGAAGGTCGATCTTCGAGGTTATCACGGGCGGGTGGCCAAAGGGGCCACCGTGTTCACCAACGATCCCAAGAGTCCGCGTCTCGCTCTGCTGATCAAAGGGACGGTAAGGCCCGTCATTGAGGTGAAGCCCGTGCCCAGCGTTGTCTTCCGCGGTGTGGCCAAGGCGCTGACCGAACAGAGTCTGGACCTTATTTCACGCTCCGGGCCGTTTCATATCCAAAAGGTGGAAACGGATCTGGGCGACCGGGTTGAATTCCGCCTTGAAACGGTGACCGAGGGGACTCACTACCGTCTCGTTGTGGCCAATCGAGCTTCGAGCGGAAACTATCAGGGGATGCTCACCTGCTTCACCGACCATCCCCAAAAACCTAAGATCCAGGTCCGGGTGACGGGCGTGATCGAGGGGGTCATCGGCATCCGGCCCACCAATGTGCTGGTTGGACGGTTGAACGCTCAGAGTCCCCCCCGATCGGGGAGCATCCTTATCGTAAACAACGAGGACAGGCCGTTTCGCATCACCCAACTGACCTTCGACGACCGGCTGCTTTCCATCCGGCAGCAACCTTTGCCGGAAGGCCAGGGTTATACACTACAGGTGGAACCCAAACTCGAACACGTCCCCAAGGGCACGCAGCAGCATGCCACGCTTACGCTGGCGACGGATGCGGAACCCGACCGTAGACACCAGATCGACGTGTTCGTGGTGAACCGCTGA